A section of the Chryseobacterium scophthalmum genome encodes:
- a CDS encoding S1 RNA-binding domain-containing protein, which produces MQLGKTQTLKISEKNNSGWMLESETGETAFMSKVFIREEKEIGDEIEVFVYQDDNKLKATTEIPLAEVGEFAVMTCVQSLPTGAFMDWGIIKDVFIPYKQQKAKIIEGKRYLVHLYVDNDLKLITGTTKFKRNPQYENLPFKQGDKVDLLMMNESELGWNVVINKKYIGLIYTSDVYKKLYPLSEEEGFIKDIREDGKIDVSLQPVGFENIDEFKQKILNKLEENFGLLHLSDKSSPEEIKDELQMSKKNFKKALGGLYKDKIVDILEDKIKLV; this is translated from the coding sequence ATGCAACTCGGAAAAACCCAGACTTTAAAAATTTCAGAAAAAAACAATTCAGGATGGATGCTTGAATCAGAAACAGGCGAAACGGCTTTCATGTCTAAAGTTTTCATTCGTGAAGAAAAAGAAATTGGTGATGAGATTGAAGTTTTTGTGTATCAGGATGATAATAAACTGAAAGCTACAACTGAAATTCCTTTGGCTGAAGTAGGCGAGTTTGCAGTAATGACTTGTGTGCAAAGTCTTCCAACCGGTGCATTTATGGATTGGGGAATCATTAAAGATGTTTTCATTCCTTACAAACAACAGAAGGCAAAAATTATTGAAGGCAAAAGATATCTTGTGCATCTGTATGTTGACAATGATTTGAAATTGATTACCGGAACTACAAAATTTAAAAGAAATCCGCAGTATGAAAATCTTCCTTTCAAACAAGGGGATAAAGTAGATTTGCTGATGATGAATGAAAGTGAACTGGGCTGGAATGTAGTAATCAACAAAAAGTATATCGGATTAATCTACACTTCGGATGTTTATAAAAAACTATATCCGCTTTCAGAAGAAGAAGGTTTCATCAAAGATATCCGTGAAGACGGGAAAATTGATGTTTCGCTTCAGCCTGTAGGTTTTGAGAATATCGATGAATTCAAACAAAAGATTCTTAATAAGTTAGAAGAGAATTTCGGTTTACTTCACCTTTCAGACAAATCTTCACCAGAAGAAATTAAAGATGAATTGCAGATGAGTAAAAAGAACTTCAAAAAAGCTTTAGGCGGATTGTATAAAGATAAAATCGTAGATATTTTAGAAGATAAAATTAAGTTAGTTTAA